In the genome of Canis lupus familiaris isolate Mischka breed German Shepherd chromosome 17, alternate assembly UU_Cfam_GSD_1.0, whole genome shotgun sequence, the window CGAACTTTCCTGGGCTGAGAGGTGGAGCCTTGCCTGCCTCTGCACCTGGCCCGTTGACGGGGCATGGAGCAGCCGCCTTAGGAGCTCAGAGAGCACAGCGGGAAGCAGCAGAGAGCAGGCTGGTGGCACTGTGCCTCCCTCTCGCCCACTGGGAGTTGCCCCACTGGGCATGAGGGAGGAGAGGCTGAGTGTTCTGATGACACAGGGTGAGCAGAATGAGGATTGTGAAGTCACAGAGGAAGTGGGATACTATAGCTGGGGCTTGGGCTGGCTGCCTGCAAGAGGAAAGGTGTTGCCTAGGCAGATCAGTGCTTTCTGCCTGGTGGAAGGGAGCCTCTGGGATCAGCAGGGCACACCTGGTGCTCACGGTGGACTGATGAGTCGGGTGAGGCCACCCTACCATGAGGGTCCCCCTCCCCATCTTACACAGAAATGAGAACAGTGCTGTGTGCATACTCTGGAAGCCTAAGTACCACCCACACCATGtggaaggaaagcagaaagaCTGAGTGGCACATCCTGCTGACCCCCTTTCTCCCACACCACCTCCTGAGCAGACCCTTGCTCTGTCCAAACCCAGCTCGGTGAgcttttggtttcttctgagtaGTTAACTTCCAGGATTTGgggtcccagggctctggggaatACGCACTGGAGAACAGATGAATCCTGAAGATCACCACTGACTCCCAACTTCCTACTTCTCCAGATGCAGAAGCCTCCATGGCTTTGATAAGCCTTGTGTTCCTGGCAGTGATGTATGTTGTTCACCACCCCTTGATGGTCAGTGACCGGATGGACCTGGACACGCTAGCCAGAAGTCGGCAGCTGGAGAAGCGGATGAGCGAGGAGATGCGCCAGTTGGAGATAGAGTTTGAAGAGAGAAAGCGAGCAGCTGAGCAGAAGCAGAAGGCAGAGAACTTCTGGAGAGGAGATACATCCAGTGACCAGTTAGTGCTAGGGAAGAAAGACATGAGATGGCCGTTCCAGGCTGATGACCAGGAGGGGCCACTGGGCTGGATGCTGGGAAACCTGTGGAATGCTGgcctcttttgcctttttctcgTCTTTGAGCTCCTGCGACAGAACATGCAGCATGAGCCAGCCTTTGATTCCAGCAgcgatgaggaggaggaggaagtccGTGTTGTGCCTGTCACCTCCTACAACTGGCTTACTGACTTCCCTTCGAGGGAGGCTCTGGAATCTTTTTACAAACACTATGTCCAGAATGTCACTCGTGATCTGCCCTGCACCTGTGAGTTTGTGGAGAGCTTTGTGGACGACCTGATTGAGGCCTGTCGGGTGCTCAGCCGCCGGGAGGCTCACCCACAGCTGGAGGACTGCCTGGGCATCGGGGCTGCCTTTGAGAAATGGGGAACCCTCCACGAGACCCAGAAATTTGATATTCTGGTGCCCATTGTTCCCCCACAGGGCACTATGTTTGTGCTGGAGATGAGGGATCCAGCCCTAGGCCGCCGCTGTGGCTGTGTGCTGGTGGAGTCGGAATGTGTGTGCAAGCGCGAGAAGCTTCTGGGGGATGTGCTGTGCCTGGTGCACCACCATAGGGATCACTCAGCCGTCTTGGGCAAGTGTAGCAGCTCCATCAAGGTGGCTCTCTGCACTGGCTCCCACCTGGACGTGTGCAAGACAGTACAGTGGTTCCGGAACATGGTGGGCAATGCCTGGGCCCTTGTGGCCCACAAATACGACTTTAAGCTCAGCCTCCCACCGTCTACCACCTCCTGCAAGCTCAGGCTGGACTACCGCTCAGGCCGCTTTCTCTCAATCCAATTGGTCCTGGGGGTGCAACGGGA includes:
- the ITPRIPL1 gene encoding inositol 1,4,5-trisphosphate receptor-interacting protein-like 1 isoform X2, whose translation is MALISLVFLAVMYVVHHPLMVSDRMDLDTLARSRQLEKRMSEEMRQLEIEFEERKRAAEQKQKAENFWRGDTSSDQLVLGKKDMRWPFQADDQEGPLGWMLGNLWNAGLFCLFLVFELLRQNMQHEPAFDSSSDEEEEEVRVVPVTSYNWLTDFPSREALESFYKHYVQNVTRDLPCTCEFVESFVDDLIEACRVLSRREAHPQLEDCLGIGAAFEKWGTLHETQKFDILVPIVPPQGTMFVLEMRDPALGRRCGCVLVESECVCKREKLLGDVLCLVHHHRDHSAVLGKCSSSIKVALCTGSHLDVCKTVQWFRNMVGNAWALVAHKYDFKLSLPPSTTSCKLRLDYRSGRFLSIQLVLGVQREDTLVYLVSQAPDHEQLTSVDWPESFAACEHLFLKLVGRFAPENTCHLKCLQIILSLRDLQSLPQGASRPILTSYHFKTALMHLLLRLPLTDWQHSMLSQRLQDILWFLGRGLQQRSLHHFLIGNTFLPLTIPIPKTFRNAEPVNLFQHLVLNPTAHSQAVEEFHSLLTQVKMLPCAPLPGEH